Part of the Ictalurus furcatus strain D&B chromosome 19, Billie_1.0, whole genome shotgun sequence genome, TTTCCTTTTACCTCAGATTTCCCATGAAGAGGATATGGCATGTTGCTcctatttaatacatttttattttatctactgAGTTTTCCTGAATacaataaactgaaaaaaatcacCATAAAAGAAAGGGTCTTAGTCTAACTAGTAACAGGGGCACTCTCAATGCTGAGTTAGTAATCAGGTGAACGTGATCTGGGAagtgggtcatgtgactgatcatGTGGTGAAGTTTGTAGTTCCTTGtgctgctgggaaatggagttcagTGCAGGTGTTTGGTTGTGGTGTGGAATTCTGGGAGTTGTTATGAAAGCAGGTGACTTAAGAATCATTTTCAGGTGCTATTAGGAAATATTTTGGGGTACTGTCAGTGTTAGCACCAAGCTGCCAGCTGCCACTGTAGGGCAcctgagcaagacccttaaccctctctgctccaggggctctgtgtcatggctgaccctgtgttctgaccctaacttcctaacaagctgggatacatgaagaaaagtatttcactgtgctgtaatgtacaccaATCAGTCATACCTTTAAAATtactgacaggtgaagtaaaCAACATTGATAATTTTGTcataatggcacctgtcaaggggtgggatgcattaggcagcaggtgagcagtcagttctcgaaaTTGATGTgctggaaacaggaaaaatgggcaagtgtaaggatccgAGTGATTTTGACAAgggtcaaattgtgatggccagatgactgggtcagagcatctccaggTCTTGTGGGTTGTTCCCGGtatgtagtggttagtacctaccaaaagtggtccaaggaaggacaaccggtgaaccggcagcagggtcatgggtgcctaaggctcactgatgcatgtggggagtgaaggctagcccatctggtccgatcccacagacgAGCTACcatagcacaaattgctgaaaatgttcatgcTGGCTGTGacagaaaggagtcagaacacacagtgtatcACAGCTTGATGCGTATGGGGCTACGTAGTAGACCGGTCAGGGTCCCCATggtgacccctgtccactgctgaaagcacctaaaatgaaaatgtgagcatcagaactggaccatggagcaatggaagaaggtggcctggtctgatgaatcaggcTTTCTTTTACATCAATTGGATGGCCGGGTCCGGAAAAATTGAAAATGACacgaaaacatgaattctgctaaaaTATATAGAGTAAGTTATACAGTCCTTTATAACAGAATACTACTGTGGCAGTGGGGGCGTGGTTGAGCATCAGATGTGGACAGAGAGTGGGCAAGGAAACTGGCAGTGAACGCGTGATGCTTCTCACCTGTGCCTTGTTACCGGTActtatgtgtgtttctctgtaatttTGTATTACAGCAATAAACATAGTTTTATATACCATGCGTCTGTGTAATTCCACTTCATGTATAACAAAAATTTTGTATAAAACCGTGAAGAAAAGAAATCTTCAAACTACAAAGATAAAATTAAAGATTCTAGATGTGAGTGTGAAATTGCCatggtttatttaaataaaaacacaagattTCCAAATATCCAACATAAAACCAGCATTACTGtggtaataataaatcataatattAAGATCCTTTTTAATTAATACCTGTTCTTCACCTGTTCTTTAATCATTTGTTTATGCATTTTTTAATCTCTAATTTATCTATTTCCCAAAGTAGATGTTTGTCAAAGTGTTTTCAGTTTCTCGTTCTAACACTGTAACAGTAGAACAGTTATATTCAGCTTTACTTACATTGCTTTTCTGGAGGCTGCAATCACAGGCATCATCTTCAGAAGAACAGTTTCTGGTATCGTATCTGTACTGGTATATTTATTCAGGTCAAATTCTTCCAGATCCTGTGCTGATGTcaataacacaaacaccagagcagaccactgtgaagaagagaattcactttgttttccagatttcaggtaGTGTTGGATTTCCTCCACTAGAGAATTATCacccagttcattcagacagtggaacagattgatggatttctctgtagGAAGATCTTCACTGATCTTCATCTTAATGTACTGAACTGTTTCCTCTATGCTCTGGGAGCTACTTCCTGTCTGTGCTACTAAGTCCTGTAAGAGTTTCTGATTGGACttcagtgagagacccagaagaaaGCGAAGGAAAAGATCCAGATGTCCAGTCTGACTGCGTAAAGTCTGATCTACAGCACTATAGTGTACATCTGAGATTGTAATTTTTTCCATCCACCATTTAGAGACCTGATGCTGTAAaagaacatttctctttttcatcATGAATGTCAGGTGCACATACAGAGCTGCGAGGTGCTCCTGAATGctcagatgaacaaagcagtacactttactctggtgaagcccaaactcctctctgaagatctgcgtacacacacctgagtacactgctgcttctctcacatcaatgccacactctctcaggtcttcctcatagaagatcaggttccCTTTCTTCAGCTGCTGAaaagccagttttcccagtTTAAGAAACATTTCTTCATCACTCTCCTGCTTCTTTGAGTACTTTACTCTTATGATGTTTGTCTGAatgatgaggaagtgtgtgtacatttgagtcagagtcttggggatctctccactctctgcttcacccaacattctctctagaacagtggctgaaatccagcagaagactgggatgtggcacatgatgtagaggcttcttaatgacttcaggtgtgtgatgatgttattggccaggctctgatcactgatcctcttcctgaagtactcctccttctgtgggtcattgaaccctcgtacctctgtgactcgatggacacactcagaggggatttgatcagctgctgctggtcgagaggtgatccagatgagagcagagggaagcagattccctttgatcaggtttatcagcagcacatgcactgattctgattcagttacatcacacactctcactgtcttcTGGAAATCTAGAGGAAAACGACACTCGTCCAATCcgtcaaaaatgaacagaaccttttccaaactggacatttctgtttcttttgttttattaaaacagacatgaaggagctccatcagactcagtttctggtccttcatcagattcagctctctgaaaggaagtggaaatatgaggtggatgtcctgatttgctttcccttcagcccagtccagaatgaacttctgtacagagactgtttttccgaTGCCAGCGAGTCCCTTTGTCAGCACAGTTCTGATGGGTTCGTCTTGTTCAGATAAGGGCTTAAAGATGTCGTTGCATTTGAttggtgtttcctctgttgttgttctcctggatgctgccttgatctgtctcacctcatgttctttattga contains:
- the LOC128623001 gene encoding NACHT, LRR and PYD domains-containing protein 3-like is translated as METPDLDTDNVSPHSETSKFQGKRSESPAPSCNSMQSDGSMDLPLRFKDGDSSLLHRALAEPVNHLGLNPDCSPSVTKRDSYGSNCSKLQGERSESPAPSCISMRSDWSMNIPVQFKDEDSSLLHSVPQRAGDRIEKNIITDTGHDPESAAVNEFQKKFKLNLMKKFQCLNGVIINLGNQTLLNEIYTELYITEGDSGEVNKEHEVRQIKAASRRTTTEETPIKCNDIFKPLSEQDEPIRTVLTKGLAGIGKTVSVQKFILDWAEGKANQDIHLIFPLPFRELNLMKDQKLSLMELLHVCFNKTKETEMSSLEKVLFIFDGLDECRFPLDFQKTVRVCDVTESESVHVLLINLIKGNLLPSALIWITSRPAAADQIPSECVHRVTEVRGFNDPQKEEYFRKRISDQSLANNIITHLKSLRSLYIMCHIPVFCWISATVLERMLGEAESGEIPKTLTQMYTHFLIIQTNIIRVKYSKKQESDEEMFLKLGKLAFQQLKKGNLIFYEEDLRECGIDVREAAVYSGVCTQIFREEFGLHQSKVYCFVHLSIQEHLAALYVHLTFMMKKRNVLLQHQVSKWWMEKITISDVHYSAVDQTLRSQTGHLDLFLRFLLGLSLKSNQKLLQDLVAQTGSSSQSIEETVQYIKMKISEDLPTEKSINLFHCLNELGDNSLVEEIQHYLKSGKQSEFSSSQWSALVFVLLTSAQDLEEFDLNKYTSTDTIPETVLLKMMPVIAASRKAIIRCDSLGVRSWSALVSAFSSETSNLRELHLTVKTLDLTGNELGDSGVKSLCAVLENPHCKVETLRLSGCYVSDEGCAALTSALRSNPSHLTELHLSYNKLGDSGVKSLSAVLENPLCKLEILRLYNCGVSDEGCAALTSALRSNPSHLRHLNLSENKLGDSGVKSLSAVLENPLCKLEKLWLYNCGVSDEGCAALTSALRSNPSHLRDLNLSSNNVGDSGVKSLSAVLENPHCKLEILTLECCGVSDDGCAALTSALRSNPSHLRQLDLSDNKIGDSGVKLLSALKDDKHYKLQTLRV